The following proteins come from a genomic window of Pangasianodon hypophthalmus isolate fPanHyp1 chromosome 24, fPanHyp1.pri, whole genome shotgun sequence:
- the gatc gene encoding glutamyl-tRNA(Gln) amidotransferase subunit C, mitochondrial, whose amino-acid sequence MFHSACVRFNLMCPFGHLLRSTAFRNTALERKITTCTLRWLNRPTPLRPSHPRCVLAELPAHSASHWGRRARWCRWTSSSQSGFISKVPQFPTWEPVAERQLPPPTKISLDLVDKLERLALVDFGSREGVECLEKAIRFADQLHVVDTEGVEPMDSVLEDRALYLREDTVTEGNCAEELLRLSKSIEEEYFVAPPGNIPLPKREERTAMLKHSEL is encoded by the exons ATGTTTCACAGCGCCTGTGTTAGGTTTAATTTGATGTGTCCTTTTGGACATTTACTGAGATCTACGGCTTTTAGGAATACAGCGCTGGAGAGGAAAATCACAACATGCACTTTGCGGTGGTTAAACCGACCCACGCCGCTGCGGCCTTCACATCCTCGGTGTGTCCTAGCGGAGCTTCCCGCACACAGCGCGTCTCACTGGGGCAGAAGAGCGAGGTGGTGCCGCTGGACGAGCTCAAGTCAGTCAGGGTTCATTtcaaag GTTCCACAGTTTCCCACATGGGAGCCAGTAGCTGAGAGGCAACTTCCACCT CCTACTAAAATCTCTCTAGACCTCGTGGATAAGTTGGAGAGACTCGCTCTTGTAGACTTCGGCAGCCGGGAAGGTGTGGAGTGTCTGGAGAAAGCAATTCGGTTTGCTGATCAGCTCCATGTTGTCGATACGGAAGGTGTGGAACCAATGGATTCTGTGCTGGAGGACAG AGCTCTGTATCTGAGAGAGGACACAGTGACGGAGGGAAACTGCGCAGAGGAACTTCTTCGGCTCTCCAAAAGCATAGAGGAGGAATATTTTGTAGCACCTCCAG